In Bdellovibrio sp. ArHS, a genomic segment contains:
- a CDS encoding OsmC family protein has translation MKVDLQWTGSMKFTSVADGKETVMDAKSPIGQGSAMTPKELVGAGLAGCTAMDVIALFKKHKQLPESFDVSVDIQTSSGGYPVVFTHALLTYKAKGAVSKEVFIEAVTSSQTKYCGVSAMLAKAFPIEYKLVLNDEVIHEGQAHF, from the coding sequence ATGAAAGTAGACTTACAATGGACCGGTTCCATGAAATTCACAAGTGTCGCTGACGGCAAAGAAACTGTGATGGACGCGAAATCTCCGATTGGCCAAGGTTCGGCCATGACCCCCAAAGAGTTGGTTGGCGCTGGCCTTGCTGGCTGCACCGCTATGGATGTGATTGCACTCTTTAAAAAGCACAAGCAGCTTCCTGAAAGCTTCGATGTGTCTGTGGATATTCAAACCTCATCCGGCGGCTATCCCGTTGTCTTTACGCACGCCCTTCTAACATACAAGGCCAAAGGGGCCGTTTCCAAAGAAGTCTTTATTGAGGCCGTGACGTCCTCCCAGACGAAGTACTGTGGTGTCAGCGCCATGCTCGCGAAGGCTTTTCCGATTGAATATAAATTGGTTTTAAATGACGAAGTTATTCATGAGGGCCAAGCCCACTTTTAA
- a CDS encoding DUF2892 domain-containing protein, with translation MTIESMIRVFAGTFILASLLLAHYHSPNWLWFTAFVGANLLQSGFTKFCPLEIILKKVTGKS, from the coding sequence ATGACAATCGAAAGCATGATTCGGGTATTTGCAGGAACATTTATTTTAGCCAGCCTCTTATTGGCTCACTATCATTCCCCTAATTGGCTATGGTTTACGGCCTTTGTCGGTGCGAATCTTCTGCAATCTGGATTTACAAAATTTTGTCCTTTGGAAATTATTCTTAAAAAGGTCACAGGTAAATCCTGA
- a CDS encoding metalloregulator ArsR/SmtB family transcription factor, which produces MPVSIEKMEKSCEDVSNILKSMAHPQRLMVLGHLLAGEKTVSELVGLCEISQSQMSHFLTRLSLEGLVKCEKEGRYRVYSIADKRLKKLIEVIQKEYCGD; this is translated from the coding sequence GTGCCGGTATCAATAGAAAAAATGGAAAAATCCTGTGAAGACGTCAGCAATATTTTGAAATCAATGGCCCATCCTCAACGCCTTATGGTTTTAGGGCATCTTCTGGCGGGCGAAAAAACCGTCAGTGAGCTTGTTGGGCTTTGTGAGATCTCTCAATCTCAGATGTCCCACTTTCTTACAAGATTAAGCCTGGAAGGCCTTGTGAAGTGCGAAAAGGAAGGTCGTTACAGAGTTTATTCTATTGCCGACAAAAGACTTAAAAAGTTGATCGAAGTTATCCAGAAAGAATACTGCGGCGATTAA
- a CDS encoding rhodanese-like domain-containing protein: protein MNELLNQPYSWIVLVVLFLAWKKWRTVKMKPLIEQYLAENAVVVDVRSPEEYRGGCCKGSINIPLNIFEARYLELDKKRPIIVCCASGGRSGMALKFLKDKGFEKVINAGSWTNVHTS, encoded by the coding sequence ATGAATGAATTATTGAATCAACCTTATTCCTGGATCGTTTTGGTCGTATTGTTTTTAGCTTGGAAAAAATGGAGAACAGTTAAAATGAAACCTCTTATTGAACAGTATCTAGCAGAAAATGCCGTTGTTGTGGACGTTCGTTCCCCCGAAGAATATCGCGGTGGGTGTTGCAAAGGCAGCATCAACATTCCTTTGAATATTTTCGAGGCAAGGTATCTTGAGCTTGATAAAAAAAGACCCATCATCGTCTGTTGTGCTTCTGGCGGCAGAAGTGGCATGGCTCTTAAGTTCTTAAAGGACAAGGGTTTCGAAAAGGTTATTAACGCTGGTTCTTGGACAAATGTTCACACTTCTTAA
- a CDS encoding TolC family protein, giving the protein MATPIKNIVFIALMAFPGFAHSETSFQDVWSKIRSNSPLPEAARLQQEAVSEGQQRASRHWLPKVYLDARSYNTNDPGSSLFGLLSQREIKQTDFIPDNLNNPDSQTFTRGALGLDLALYEGGMKSNQVDMFEHSLKSQQHVSSQVETELYAKVGQLYGSISVVNAQIEKLQAIDLEISKLIRNYQIGQKSNPVGYSGLLGMKSLSNRISGLIEQYQSQQKAFSRSLFAMGWDQESWSPQKMGSTTFVEKFLSSSAGKAESAKLKAGYEGAKAASEMAEMERARYLPRVGAFAESYVFNGTRGTANGYTAGLYLQWNLFDAADFGKYKEAKINAMASEKMTQAMAQQEEAEYFAAQEADRAMRANLKLLENSDKLLNEQMQVATTLFKNGSISALQLVEILNRRTDLISQQGDLQLGLIKNASESVTKTAFQIPFQGNGERK; this is encoded by the coding sequence ATGGCGACACCCATTAAAAACATTGTTTTCATCGCCCTGATGGCATTTCCAGGATTTGCCCATAGCGAGACATCTTTTCAGGATGTCTGGTCTAAAATCAGATCCAACTCACCACTTCCAGAAGCCGCAAGACTGCAACAGGAAGCGGTTAGTGAGGGACAACAAAGAGCCTCTCGACATTGGCTTCCCAAAGTTTATCTGGATGCGCGCTCTTATAATACCAACGATCCGGGCAGCTCTTTGTTTGGTTTGCTATCGCAGCGAGAGATTAAACAAACGGACTTTATTCCGGACAATTTAAACAACCCTGATTCACAGACCTTTACTCGAGGGGCGTTGGGGTTGGATTTAGCTTTATATGAGGGTGGCATGAAGTCCAATCAAGTGGACATGTTTGAGCACTCCTTAAAGTCTCAGCAACATGTTTCTTCTCAGGTTGAAACCGAACTCTATGCAAAAGTGGGGCAGCTTTATGGCTCCATTTCTGTCGTGAATGCGCAAATCGAAAAGTTACAGGCTATAGACTTGGAAATTTCAAAGCTCATCAGAAACTATCAGATTGGTCAAAAATCCAATCCTGTCGGTTATTCGGGATTATTGGGAATGAAGTCCCTATCGAACCGGATCAGTGGTCTTATCGAGCAATATCAAAGTCAGCAAAAAGCCTTCAGCAGATCTCTTTTTGCGATGGGATGGGATCAGGAAAGCTGGTCTCCGCAGAAGATGGGTTCTACGACCTTTGTTGAAAAGTTTCTAAGTAGCTCAGCGGGAAAAGCAGAATCCGCTAAATTGAAGGCCGGATATGAGGGCGCCAAAGCGGCGTCAGAGATGGCTGAAATGGAAAGAGCTCGCTATTTGCCTCGAGTTGGCGCCTTTGCAGAATCTTACGTCTTCAACGGAACACGGGGGACCGCCAACGGATATACAGCAGGACTGTATCTTCAGTGGAATCTTTTCGACGCAGCTGATTTTGGTAAGTACAAAGAGGCTAAAATAAATGCGATGGCGTCTGAAAAGATGACCCAAGCAATGGCGCAACAAGAAGAAGCCGAATACTTCGCAGCTCAAGAAGCGGATCGTGCTATGCGTGCAAACCTTAAGCTTTTGGAAAATAGTGACAAGCTGTTGAATGAGCAAATGCAGGTTGCGACGACATTGTTTAAGAACGGTTCCATTTCGGCCTTGCAACTTGTTGAAATCCTGAATCGCCGCACGGATCTGATTTCTCAGCAAGGTGATCTGCAATTAGGTTTAATTAAAAACGCTTCAGAAAGTGTCACGAAAACAGCCTTTCAAATTCCATTTCAAGGAAATGGGGAACGCAAATGA
- the katG gene encoding catalase/peroxidase HPI, whose product MSEPRSESENPAISPPQPQKTMRPRNNRDWWPQQLDLSVLNQHSPRTNPMESSFKYSEEFKKLDVEALKQDVIQVMTTSQEWWPADYGHYGPLFIRMSWHSAGTYRIHDGRGGAGDGAQRFAPLNSWPDNANLDKARRLLWPIKKKYGRKISWADLLVFAGNCALESMGFKTFGFAFGREDVWEPVEVFWGPEDTWLGDERYSGDRNLANPFGAVQMGLIYVNPEGPNGKPDPKASARDVRETFARMAMNDEETVALIAGGHTFGKTHGAAKPDHVGPEPEACPFHAQGLGWKNSYKTGKGPHTITSGLEGAWTTQPTKWSHDFFNHLYNYDWELAKSPAGAHQWKPKNKEAKETVPDPYDPKVKHSPTMLTSDLALKVDPIYDKISRHFHQNPEEFAEAFAKAWFKLLHRDMGPRSRYWGPWVPPAQLWQDPIPDLDHELVDEADIKKLKEALLSSGISSSRLVATAWAAASSFRGTDKRGGANGGRLRLAPQNQWEVHEPTELKKVLQAFEKIQTEFNRSQNKGKRISLADLIVLGGCAAVEEAARKGGYSITVPFSPGRMDALPEQTDESSFAVLEPKADGFRNYVKDDLHLSPETLLLDKANMLGLTAPEMTVLLGGLRSLDINYKGIRHGVFTERPGTLSTDFFTNLLDMNIEWSEPSKAGIYEGKDKQNGKTKWTATAVDLVFGAHSQLRALTEVYAADDAKEKFVRDFVAVWHKVMNLDRYDLASRQ is encoded by the coding sequence ATGTCTGAACCTCGAAGCGAAAGTGAAAATCCAGCGATATCTCCGCCGCAGCCCCAAAAAACCATGCGCCCCAGGAATAATCGGGATTGGTGGCCTCAGCAGTTGGACTTATCGGTTTTGAATCAGCATTCTCCTCGGACGAATCCAATGGAGAGCAGCTTCAAGTATTCTGAAGAATTTAAAAAGCTTGATGTTGAAGCCCTAAAGCAAGACGTTATTCAAGTTATGACAACTTCCCAGGAATGGTGGCCGGCCGATTACGGGCACTATGGTCCTTTATTCATCCGTATGAGTTGGCATTCAGCGGGAACCTATAGAATTCATGATGGTCGGGGCGGCGCCGGAGACGGCGCTCAGCGATTTGCGCCTTTGAACAGTTGGCCCGACAATGCGAACCTTGATAAAGCCCGACGTCTTTTGTGGCCGATAAAAAAGAAATATGGACGAAAGATTTCCTGGGCAGATCTTTTGGTTTTCGCCGGAAACTGTGCCTTAGAGTCCATGGGCTTTAAAACATTTGGTTTTGCCTTTGGACGTGAAGATGTCTGGGAGCCTGTCGAGGTTTTCTGGGGACCCGAAGACACTTGGTTGGGAGACGAGCGCTATAGCGGAGATCGCAATCTTGCAAATCCCTTTGGCGCTGTGCAAATGGGACTCATCTATGTGAATCCCGAGGGGCCCAATGGTAAACCAGATCCTAAAGCCTCAGCGCGAGATGTTCGTGAAACTTTTGCTCGAATGGCGATGAACGACGAAGAGACCGTGGCGTTAATAGCGGGTGGGCACACCTTCGGAAAAACTCACGGAGCTGCGAAGCCAGATCATGTGGGGCCGGAACCTGAAGCCTGCCCATTTCACGCCCAGGGTTTAGGTTGGAAAAACTCGTACAAAACGGGGAAGGGCCCGCACACCATCACGAGTGGTTTGGAGGGAGCTTGGACAACTCAGCCGACAAAGTGGTCTCACGATTTTTTCAATCATTTGTATAACTATGATTGGGAGCTTGCAAAAAGTCCCGCAGGCGCTCATCAATGGAAGCCCAAAAATAAAGAGGCCAAAGAGACGGTGCCAGATCCCTATGATCCAAAGGTAAAACATTCGCCAACCATGCTGACCAGCGATTTGGCCCTTAAGGTTGATCCTATTTACGATAAGATATCTAGGCATTTTCATCAAAACCCCGAAGAGTTCGCGGAGGCCTTCGCAAAGGCTTGGTTTAAACTTCTTCATCGAGATATGGGGCCGCGTTCTCGCTATTGGGGACCTTGGGTTCCGCCGGCGCAACTTTGGCAAGATCCGATACCTGACCTCGACCACGAACTCGTTGATGAGGCGGATATAAAAAAACTTAAAGAGGCGCTTTTGTCTTCTGGAATAAGCTCTTCAAGATTAGTGGCGACAGCTTGGGCTGCAGCCTCGTCGTTTCGGGGGACTGACAAGCGGGGAGGTGCCAATGGGGGACGCCTTCGTTTGGCGCCGCAAAATCAGTGGGAGGTCCATGAGCCCACCGAGCTAAAAAAAGTTTTGCAGGCATTTGAAAAAATTCAAACCGAATTTAATAGATCTCAAAACAAAGGAAAAAGAATTTCTTTGGCAGATCTTATCGTTCTTGGCGGCTGTGCCGCCGTTGAAGAGGCAGCGAGAAAAGGGGGCTATAGTATTACTGTTCCATTTTCTCCAGGTCGCATGGATGCCCTGCCAGAGCAGACCGATGAAAGTTCTTTTGCGGTTCTTGAGCCCAAAGCGGATGGATTTAGAAACTATGTGAAAGATGATTTACATCTTTCACCAGAAACACTCTTGTTGGATAAAGCGAATATGCTGGGTTTAACTGCGCCCGAGATGACAGTGCTTTTGGGCGGCCTGCGATCATTAGATATAAACTATAAAGGGATTCGCCATGGTGTCTTCACAGAGCGGCCAGGAACTTTGAGCACGGACTTTTTCACGAATCTTCTAGATATGAATATCGAGTGGAGCGAGCCCTCTAAAGCAGGTATTTATGAGGGCAAAGATAAACAAAACGGAAAGACCAAGTGGACCGCCACAGCCGTCGATTTGGTGTTCGGAGCTCACTCGCAACTGCGTGCTTTGACTGAGGTGTATGCGGCAGACGATGCTAAAGAAAAGTTCGTGCGCGACTTTGTAGCGGTTTGGCACAAAGTTATGAACCTAGATCGTTACGACTTGGCGTCGCGCCAGTAG
- a CDS encoding efflux RND transporter permease subunit: MKNEKLGFAGRLGQTFIHSKLTPVLAVASILLGLMAVYLTPKEEEPQISVPMIDIRTGAPGFSPEETERKVTEPIERAVWGLDGVEYVYSSSMAHGSLVTVRFKVGEPMEPSLVKIHHKLMTIKNELPPNVMPSDVKSFSIDDVPFLVLTFTSKNLNAFELRTRVAPLARELSSTPDLARVELLGGQKRAIRVIADPKKMQAQGVSLLSLAQALKSNDALAPAGKNWSESSVVDIEVGGRLSTKADVEQISIGQRAGRVVYVKDVAQVLDGPEEVIRSSVLLEKNADPEKAVSIVFAKRKGTNVVTLAKELLERANTFMKEQPNADIKMSVVRDYGSTAADKSNELIEHLLLATLSVSALIAIFMGIRASLVVAIAIPVTLALTLAIYYFMGYTLNRVTLFALIFSIGILVDDAIVVVENIERHLKANVKDGLVKATIRAVNEVGNPTILATFTVIAAILPMAFVRGLMGPYMKPIPVGASFAMILSLFVAFIVTPWAAVKLLKSHHHEGEATAESEQKLGFLDRLYKKVMETLLGTRTSALAFGAFTVALLVAASSLIYFKSVKVKMLPFDNKQEFQVLIDYPTNTSLKTSEQWSRELATEILKNKEVQAVQIFAGEPSPYSFSGMVKHTFLRNQDYQTDLQVVLTEKGERKESSHEVIESLRPLIKKFGEDKKAVTKVLEIPPGPPVLATMIAEVYGPDAASRNKVAREIEQIFANEKSVVDLDTTMRVGRPRKVFEYDQLQGGKLGTSAQDLMMLGRFIFSETPITTLSNVNSPEEVAVDLSVAQVSRSSENPFAGLRVPSFETGTVEADLALKKPELLENRVLHRKNLKPVSYVMSELSGDEEAPVYGILKLAPQIKYPLQTAEVPWNTTAPVVKWDGEWFITYEVFRDLGGAFAVVMVLIYILVLGWFRSFTVPLIIMTPIPISLIGILPGHAMLDSYFTATSMIGFIAGAGIIVRNSIILVDFIEHQLAQGMDLKEAVVSAGVLRFRPMLLTAAAVVVGSSVMLADPIFQGLAVSLIFGEVAATILSRFAVPVLYYWFVGKSRLKDIRAQLNS; encoded by the coding sequence ATGAAAAACGAAAAACTTGGATTCGCGGGAAGACTTGGACAGACATTCATACATTCAAAATTGACGCCGGTTCTGGCCGTTGCCAGCATCTTGCTGGGCCTGATGGCGGTGTATTTAACCCCGAAGGAAGAGGAACCGCAGATTTCTGTTCCGATGATCGACATTCGTACGGGCGCGCCGGGTTTTTCACCGGAAGAAACCGAACGTAAGGTCACAGAGCCCATTGAGCGGGCGGTGTGGGGACTGGACGGTGTTGAATACGTCTACTCTAGTAGTATGGCGCATGGAAGTCTTGTCACGGTAAGGTTTAAAGTCGGCGAGCCGATGGAACCGAGCTTGGTTAAGATTCATCATAAGCTGATGACGATTAAGAATGAACTGCCACCGAATGTGATGCCTTCAGATGTGAAGTCATTTTCAATCGATGATGTTCCGTTTCTGGTGCTAACTTTCACTTCGAAAAACTTAAATGCTTTTGAGTTGAGAACTCGTGTGGCCCCACTAGCCCGCGAATTATCGAGCACCCCTGATTTGGCTCGTGTTGAACTTCTGGGTGGACAAAAAAGAGCCATCCGCGTGATTGCGGACCCTAAAAAAATGCAAGCACAGGGTGTTTCTTTATTAAGTCTGGCTCAGGCATTGAAGAGCAATGATGCCCTTGCTCCGGCGGGCAAAAACTGGAGTGAGTCCTCTGTTGTCGATATTGAGGTCGGTGGGCGTCTTTCAACGAAAGCAGATGTCGAGCAGATTTCCATTGGTCAACGCGCAGGGCGCGTTGTTTATGTTAAAGACGTCGCCCAGGTTTTGGATGGCCCTGAAGAGGTCATACGCAGCTCGGTCTTATTGGAAAAGAACGCGGACCCTGAAAAGGCTGTTTCCATTGTCTTTGCAAAAAGAAAAGGCACCAACGTAGTCACGCTTGCCAAAGAGCTTTTGGAAAGAGCGAATACGTTTATGAAAGAGCAACCCAATGCAGACATCAAAATGTCTGTGGTGCGTGACTATGGATCAACCGCCGCGGATAAGTCTAACGAGTTGATTGAACATCTTCTTTTGGCGACTCTTTCGGTTTCCGCTTTGATCGCGATATTCATGGGTATTCGCGCCTCGCTGGTCGTGGCGATTGCCATTCCGGTGACATTGGCCCTGACACTCGCTATTTACTACTTCATGGGCTACACGCTGAATCGCGTGACCTTATTCGCCTTGATCTTTTCAATCGGTATCCTGGTCGACGATGCGATCGTCGTTGTTGAGAATATCGAGCGACATTTGAAGGCCAACGTGAAAGACGGCTTGGTCAAAGCGACCATCAGAGCCGTTAACGAGGTTGGAAATCCCACAATTCTTGCGACCTTTACAGTGATCGCCGCGATTTTGCCCATGGCCTTTGTGCGAGGTTTGATGGGTCCGTACATGAAGCCGATTCCTGTAGGCGCGAGCTTTGCGATGATTCTATCTCTTTTTGTCGCTTTTATTGTGACCCCTTGGGCTGCAGTAAAATTGTTAAAAAGTCACCATCATGAGGGCGAAGCTACGGCCGAGTCTGAACAGAAGCTGGGATTTTTGGATCGCCTGTATAAGAAAGTCATGGAGACTTTGTTAGGCACAAGAACTTCTGCACTAGCGTTCGGCGCTTTCACGGTGGCCTTGTTGGTCGCGGCAAGCAGTCTTATTTACTTTAAATCCGTTAAAGTAAAAATGCTTCCTTTTGACAACAAGCAAGAATTTCAGGTCCTCATCGACTATCCGACCAATACTTCCTTGAAGACCAGCGAGCAGTGGTCGCGCGAATTGGCGACGGAAATTCTGAAGAATAAAGAAGTACAGGCCGTCCAGATTTTCGCGGGTGAGCCGTCGCCATATTCCTTCTCAGGGATGGTGAAGCATACTTTCCTAAGAAATCAAGACTATCAAACTGACTTGCAAGTTGTTTTGACAGAAAAAGGGGAACGAAAAGAATCCAGTCATGAGGTCATCGAAAGTCTTCGTCCTCTTATCAAAAAATTCGGTGAAGACAAGAAGGCGGTCACGAAGGTCTTGGAAATTCCGCCAGGCCCTCCTGTGTTAGCGACGATGATTGCTGAGGTCTATGGGCCCGATGCTGCTTCTCGCAATAAGGTCGCTCGCGAAATCGAGCAGATTTTTGCGAATGAAAAAAGCGTCGTGGATTTAGATACGACTATGCGTGTGGGACGCCCGCGTAAGGTGTTTGAATACGATCAGCTTCAGGGTGGTAAGTTGGGAACAAGTGCCCAAGACTTGATGATGCTGGGTCGATTTATATTCTCTGAAACGCCCATCACGACACTATCCAATGTTAATTCTCCGGAGGAAGTGGCGGTCGATCTATCGGTCGCACAGGTCAGCCGTTCCAGCGAAAATCCATTTGCGGGATTGCGTGTTCCTTCTTTTGAAACGGGCACGGTCGAGGCCGATTTGGCATTAAAGAAACCCGAGCTTTTGGAGAATCGTGTTCTTCACCGCAAGAATTTAAAGCCCGTATCCTATGTGATGAGCGAGCTCTCCGGTGACGAAGAAGCTCCGGTTTACGGGATCTTGAAGCTGGCACCGCAGATCAAATATCCATTGCAGACGGCCGAAGTGCCTTGGAATACCACGGCTCCGGTTGTGAAGTGGGACGGCGAGTGGTTCATCACTTACGAGGTCTTCCGCGATCTCGGTGGCGCCTTTGCGGTGGTGATGGTGTTGATTTATATCCTGGTATTGGGATGGTTCCGAAGCTTTACGGTGCCACTCATTATCATGACGCCGATCCCAATCTCGCTTATCGGAATTCTTCCGGGGCACGCGATGTTGGATTCTTACTTCACGGCGACCTCGATGATTGGATTTATTGCGGGCGCAGGAATTATCGTTCGTAACTCGATCATTCTGGTCGACTTTATCGAGCATCAACTGGCTCAGGGAATGGATTTGAAAGAGGCAGTCGTGAGCGCCGGGGTTCTTCGCTTCCGTCCTATGCTTCTGACAGCGGCGGCCGTTGTTGTCGGAAGTTCGGTGATGTTGGCCGACCCTATTTTCCAAGGTTTGGCAGTCAGCCTGATCTTTGGTGAAGTGGCGGCGACAATTCTTAGTCGCTTCGCTGTTCCGGTTTTGTATTATTGGTTTGTAGGAAAATCACGTTTGAAAGACATTCGTGCACAACTTAATTCATAG